One part of the Eucalyptus grandis isolate ANBG69807.140 chromosome 10, ASM1654582v1, whole genome shotgun sequence genome encodes these proteins:
- the LOC104421272 gene encoding flavanone 7-O-glucoside 2''-O-beta-L-rhamnosyltransferase-like — protein MQFVHNKANGTKDMDRLLESIRRSEGAILIKTCREIEGKYVDYLAELVGKEVIAVGPLIQESAGGDARDDEGEIMRWLEERESGSVVFVSFRSVCFLSKEEMEEVAHGLELASEEAGFVWVVRLSGGDGERVSVEALPEGFWRGPRTEAWWSADELLRPRSSCTRAQVGL, from the exons ATGCAGTTCGTACACAACAAGGCCAATGGCACGAAGGACATGGACCGGCTCTTAGAGAGTATCAGGAGGTCCGAGGGCGCGATCCTGATCAAGACATGCAGAGAGATCGAGGGCAAGTACGTGGACTACCTCGCCGAGCTTGTTGGCAAGGAGGTCATCGCTGTCGGGCCTCTGATTCAAGAATCGGCAGGAGGCGATGCCAGAGATGATGAAGGGGAGATAATGAGGTGgctggaggagagagagagcggctCGGTGGTGTTCGTGTCGTTCAGGAGCGTGTGCTTCCTATcgaaggaggagatggaggaggtggCACATGGGCTGGAGCTGGCGAGCGAAGAAGCGGGGTTCGTGTGGGTGGTGAGGTTATCAGGAGGAGACGGGGAGAGGGTGAGTGTTGAAGCTTTGCCTGAAGGGTTCTGGAGAGGACCAAGGACAGAGGCATGGTGGTCCGCGGATGAACTCCTCAGGCCAAGATCCTCATGCACCCGAGCACAG GTGGGTTTGTAA
- the LOC104421270 gene encoding tRNA dimethylallyltransferase 2, which yields MGPTGSGKSRLAIDLASHFPVEVVNADSMQVYRGLDVLTNKVPLDQQQGVPHHLLGTVSPNVEFTAKAFRDAAVPLIDEILSRNKLPVIVGGTNYYIQALVTPFLLDDSMDHMNDGHLDETPGDEHGDCEVDFNRDREAPTFDRLKDIDPVAAQRIHPNNQRKVNQYLNLYAQSGLLPSELFQSRTLENWGRVENSKYDCCFICVDACLPVLDQYVEQRVDCMMEAGLLSEVCDIYCPNSNYTQGLRQAIGVREFEDFLQVYIGDAGDSETSSFHDKSMLKENIGLILASLPTNKLKVLLQEAVDKFKLNTRRLVHRQKRRICRLQTLFGWNIHYVNATEAISCRSEDSWIKQVVQPSVQCIRSFYEERVSIVPDDEAPKGSATNLLQRDLWTQYICKACGDRVLRGAHEWEQHKQGRAHRKRSARLRKSLNQGLVTVAEQQQR from the exons ATGGGCCCCACAGGCTCCGGCAAGTCGCGCCTGGCCATCGACCTGGCGTCCCACTTCCCCGTCGAGGTCGTCAACGCCGACTCCATGCAGGTCTACCGCGGCCTCGACGTGCTCACCAACAAGGTCCCCCTCGATCAACAGCAAG GCGTGCCGCATCATCTTTTGGGCACCGTGAGCCCGAACGTGGAGTTCACGGCCAAGGCGTTTAGGGACGCTGCTGTTCCT CTCATTGATGAGATCTTGTCTCGAAATAAGTTGCCGGTCATCGTTGGGGGTACAAATTACTACATCCAG GCTCTTGTGACTCCGTTTCTTCTGGATGATTCGATGGATCACATGAATGACGGCCACTTAGATGAAACTCCTG GTGATGAGCATGGCGATTGCGAAGTTGACTTCAACAGAGACAGGGAGGCTCCCACCTTCGATCGCTTGAAAGACATTGATCCAGTTGCTGCACAAAGAATTCATCCGAATAACCAGAGAAA GTCAATCAATATCTTAATTTGTATGCTCAATCAGGGCTCCTTCCCAGTGAACTATTTCAGAGCAGAACTTTAGAG AACTGGGGGCGTGTTGAGAATTCAAAGTATGATTGCTGTTTTATATGTGTGGATGCATGTCTTCCTGTTCTCGATCAATATGTGGAGCAAAGAGTTGACTGCATGATGGAAGCTGGATTGCTTAGTGAAGTCTGCGACATCTACTGCCCTAACTCAAATTACACTCAAGGTCTGCGCCAAGCAATTGGGGTTCGAGAATTTGAGGATTTTCTGCAGGTTTACATTGGTGACGCTGGTGACTCTGAAACAAGCAGTTTTCATGATAAGAGTATGTTGAAAGAAAACATTGGGTTGATCTTGGCATCCCTGCCAACAAATAAACTAAAAGTGTTATTACAAGAAGCCGTTGACAAGTTTAAACTAAACACTCGAAGACTTGTACATCGACAG AAAAGGAGGATCTGTCGACTACAGACATTGTTTGGGTGGAACATCCATTATGTGAATGCAACAGAAGCTATCTCAT GTCGGTCAGAAGACTCCTGGATCAAGCAAGTAGTTCAACCTTCCGTGCAGTGTATAAGATCTTTCTATGAAGAGAGAGTGAGCATCGTGCCTGATGATGAAGCCCCAAAAGGCTCTGCTACTAATCTTCTGCAAAGAGACTTGTGGACTCAATATATTTGCAAG GCCTGTGGCGATCGTGTGCTCAGAGGAGCACATGAATGGGAACAACACAAGCAGGGCCGAGCTCATCGAAAACGAAGTGCACGGTTGAGAAAGTCTCTAAATCAAGGCTTGGTCACTGTAGCGGAACAACAACAACGGTAG
- the LOC104421271 gene encoding UDP-glucosyltransferase 29 — translation MDAPNSRITSPQQRSILAKRIGKEVVAVRPLNREPAGGNARDDEGEIMGWLEGRERGSVVFVSFGSECFLSKEEMEEMARGLELASEEVGFVWVVRFPGGDGETVSLVEALPEGFLERTEDRGMVVQGWAPQAKILMHPSIGGFVSHCGWSSALEAIVFGVPIIAMPMHLDQPLNSKLVADLGIGVEVQREDGRFQGEDVAKAIKQVVVQEEGEQVRRRAKELSARIRERREEETSVAMKKLERLFGEEQLLILARL, via the exons ATGGATGCACCCAACTCGCGGATCACCAGTCCACAACAGCGAAGCATCCTCGCCAAGCGCATCGGTAAGGAGGTCGTCGCCGTCAGGCCTCTTAATCGAGAACCGGCCGGAGGCAATGCTAGAGACGACGAGGGGGAGATAATGGGGTGGctggaggggagggagaggggcTCAGTGGTGTTCGTGTCGTTCGGGAGCGAGTGCTTCTTATcgaaggaggagatggaggagatggcGCGCGGGCTGGAGCTTGCGAGCGAAGAAGTGGGGTTCGTGTGGGTGGTGAGGTTTCCTGGAGGAGACGGGGAGACGGTGAGCCTCGTTGAAGCCTTGCCTGAAGGGTTCTTGGAGAGGACAGAGGATAGAGGCATGGTGGTCCAAGGATGGGCTCCTCAGGCCAAGATCCTCATGCACCCGAGCATAG GTGGGTTTGTGAGTCACTGCGGTTGGAGCTCCGCATTGGAGGCAATTGTCTTCGGCGTACCCATCATAGCCATGCCAATGCACCTTGATCAGCCCTTGAACAGCAAACTGGTGGCAGATCTTGGGATTGGCGTGGAGGTCCAGAGAGAAGACGGCAGGTTCCAAGGGGAGGATGTGGCGAAAGCGATCAAGCAAGTGGTGGTTCAAGAAGAAGGCGAGCAAGTCCGGAGAAGGGCGAAGGAACTGAGTGCGAGGATCAGGGAGAGGCGAGAGGAGGAGACGAGCGTAGCGATGAAGAAGCTGGAACGACTTTTTGGAGAAGAACAACTTTTGATCTTGGCGAGACTGTGA